DNA from Massilia antarctica:
GCACGGCACGTCGACGCCACTCAACGATGCGGTGGAAGCACTGGCGTTGCGGCGCGTGCTTGGCGCGAGTCTCGACACTGCCCATGTCAGCTCGGTAAAAGGGGCGCTCGGCCATTGGATCGCCGGTGCCGGCGCGCTCGGCTTCCTGTGCGCACACGCGGCGCTGGATCAGGGCATCGTGCTGCCGACCGCGAACCTGAACGAACCCGATCCGGCATGCGCGCTGCCGCATGTGATGGGCAGCGCGATCCGCAGGGTTGTAAACGTCGCCTTGGTCAACGCCTTTGCCTTCGGCGGCGCCAATTGCAGCCTGGTGGCGAGGCGCTGCGCGTGAGGCAGGTGTTCGTCTCCGGCGCGGCGGCTGTCAGCGCATTCGGCTTCGACTGGCGCGAACTGGCTGGCGCCGTCATCGGCGGCCGTAACGGTTTTGCGCCCGGCAGCCAGCTTTCAGCGACCCACGGCCCTGTGATGGCGGCCGAAGTGCCTGCGATACCAGCCGATATCGATGTCGATGCACGTGCGCGCAAGCTGATGGCGCATCCTGCTCGGCTGGCCGCCGTCGCCCTGCGTCTCGCGCTGGACGATGCGCGCTGGCCTGCGACACAGCGCGAGCAGGCGGCGTTGTACCTTGGTGTCGGCGCATCCGGCTGCGCCATGATTGAGTTGACGCGCATGCTGGCGGCCAGCATCGTCGATCACGAATTTTCGCTGGAGCGTTTCGGCGGTGCGGGCCTGGCCGCCTGCAATCCCTTGTTCGCGTTCCAGCTGATGAACAACTTCACCTTGTGCCACGGCGCGATCCTGAACGGCACCGGTGGCCCCAACGGCGCCTTCTATTCCCGCGGTACCGGTACGGTGGCGGCACTGGCGGAAGCACACTGGCTGGTGCAGTCCGGCGAATGCGACACGGCGCTGGCCGGTGGCGCGGATTCGGCCCTGCATCCGGTCACCTGGACCCAGCTCGACGCCGCCGGTTATCCCGCGCGCGGCTTCGTTCCGGCGGAAGGCGCCGGCTTGCTGGCCTTGTCCGCGTCCGCCGACGGCGCGCTGGCGACACTCGATGCCGTCAGCTTCCACAGCGCGCGCGCCTGGGAGCGCAATGCGGACTTGCTGCTCA
Protein-coding regions in this window:
- a CDS encoding beta-ketoacyl synthase N-terminal-like domain-containing protein, whose protein sequence is MRQVFVSGAAAVSAFGFDWRELAGAVIGGRNGFAPGSQLSATHGPVMAAEVPAIPADIDVDARARKLMAHPARLAAVALRLALDDARWPATQREQAALYLGVGASGCAMIELTRMLAASIVDHEFSLERFGGAGLAACNPLFAFQLMNNFTLCHGAILNGTGGPNGAFYSRGTGTVAALAEAHWLVQSGECDTALAGGADSALHPVTWTQLDAAGYPARGFVPAEGAGLLALSASADGALATLDAVSFHSARAWERNADLLLNEAPDDTLIVLAPWGSEARTRLGNHDALDVGLCLGDALAAAPALAWCVALDLIRTGRCRRAIVISSGIDGGLGVARFGSAA